From Chthoniobacterales bacterium:
CAAGGGCAATAGCTGATGCTCAAACCAAAAGCTCGGACATTTCCCACCACCGTGAATACCCCGCAAGCTGCCAACTACCTGACGGAGAACCTACTGGTGGGCACTTACACGATGATTCAATCGGCCACGGGCGGAATGGCTCGGTTCGCTTTTGTGAACAAACGCTTTCTCGACCTGACAGGACTCGACCGTGAAACGGTCACCGCAGATCCTTTGAGCTTCTTTGCCTGCTTCCACCCCGGAGCCGGAGAAGGAGGGCATATTCGGCCGGAGTGAGGAGATCGGGATTGATGGAAGCGGCGGCACCGCGGGCTCTCGCTGTATCGCCATTGGCGGCGAGGACGGCGGCAAGGACCGACAGTTGTCCGGGCGGGAGGCGGTCGGCAAAGACAGTGATGTCGTCGAAAGTTTTCAGCGCTTCGGTGGGCTGGTTGCTTTCCAGCAAATTCAGGGCGTGGGTGATGCGAAAGGTGACATTGGCAGGCTCGGCCGCGCAGGCCGCAGCGGTGTCCTCGAGGCTGACCGTCCCATCTCCGATCAGCGCGGAATAGCGCAGGTAATCCTGCACGGCAATACTCTGCGGCGAGGCGCCGCGGGCCCGCTCAAACGCGGCGGACAGAAGCGAGGCGCGGCCGTTGCGGCTGAACCGATCGCGGGCTACGCGGAAAACATAATCAGTCACCGCCGGATCGCCGCAAAGCTCGGCCAGTTTTTCATCGACCACATTGGAAGCACCGAGCGAATCGCCCGTCGGAACAATGAATTCAAGGCGACCGCTCTTGGCCGCAGCGTCCATCGCTTCGCGAAGGGCCTGCGCTCCTCCCGCATCGCGTCCGCGCGCGTATTCCGCACGGGCTCTCACGGCAAGGAGCACGTCCGCATCGACATTGCCTCGGGCCTCGACTGCAGCGAGCACGGCATCGAGGTTCGACATGCCGAAGAGCGCTTCGGTGCGCGCCCCGAAAGCGGCGGTGGATTCTCCGGCTTCCTGCGCGGTGATGAGCGTGAGCGCTTCTTTGGGCATCCCGACACCGGTCAACCAGAGTGCATAGGCGGCGCGGCGCTCGAGTGGCGCGGCGTCGAAGATCGGACGCAGTTGACCGTGGATCTGCTGCGGCGTTTTTTGTCCGGACCGCACAAGCACGGCCGCCGCCGGCAAGAGCGCGGGATTGTCGGTATCGATTTTTTCCATGGCGGCGGCCGCCCAGCGCTGGCGGTTCGCCGGTGTCGCGTTGAACTGATTAAGCCCGAAGGCCAGGGCCTCGTTGCGCAACGGCGTGTCGAGCAAGCCGTCGATCAACTCCACCGTCTCGGCCGCACCGGCGACGGCTTCGGAGCTGGGTGTTTTGCCGGGTCCCGACTCCGGCTGGTAGCGTTGCACAAGCAGACGGGCCAAGGCCAAGCGGAGCGCGGGATCGTCCGAAGCCCGGGCCGCGATGCGTGCTTCGGTGACGGCACGGTCGATATCGCCTTTGCGCAATTTGCGGGCGGTGCGCAGCGATCCCGCTTCCGAAGAAAAACCGGCTTTTTCCAAATCGGCGACCGCTGCGTTGAACCGGGTATCGTCGCTGAAACGCATGGCGATCTGAGCCCGCGACTTGAGATCCTCCGGTGTGAGATCGCTTTTGACCGAGAGCTTTTCGTAGTGGTCGAGCGCATCGGCCCGGCCCATGGCGCCCTCGATCAAACCAAGCACACGCAGCACTTCGGGATCCTCGCCGCGCAACTCCTTGGCCGAGTTGATCTGCAGCCACGCCATGCGGTAGTTGGCTTTTTCGAAATTCTCTTTCGCTTTGGCGGCCAGATCGCGTGCGCGCCAGCCGGTGAAAAAGTGGTAACCTGCGGCACCGACCAGACCGACCAGCAACACCGCGACGACGAAAAAGATCAACGCGCGACGGAGCTTCAGTTGGCTCACGCTTTGGGTGGCATTGCTACTCATGACGGGCGATTTTCGGGGCGAACGCTCATCGGGTAAAGACCGCGCGGCACGCTTGATGAAAAACCCCATCCCTCGCCTGCTGGGCGGATGCGTGAGCCGAAGATTGAAAAATCTCAGGAAACCTTCGCGCGCTTGCGCCAGCGGGTGAAGGACGCACCCCCAGCAAGCAACGCCGCTGCAGCCCACGTGCCGGGTTCAGGGACGGCAGCGGGCGCAGAAGTGATCTCGAGGTATGTCTGTTCGGGCAGGACGAATCCACTATAGCCGAAGGTGTAGCCGGTTCCCGTGGCGGCACCGCCGATGTTGAAGAAGCCGCTGCCCCAAGCCGTTTGCAGATCGGACAGACCGGAGACGTTGAGTTCGATGATCATGTAGTTGCCGTTGTCCGCCGTGGAATATCCCGTCGAGCCGTAGGAAGTGCCGCTACCGAGGTCTGAAAAGACGCCCACACCCGGGGTAGTATTGCCGGAATTCAGGGTGGCCTGGCTCGCAGGGCTGACATCGTAGATGGTGAAAGTGCCACTGCCGGTGACGCCATCGAGTTCGTTATGAAGATAAAGTTTTGCCGAGGTGATGGTGGTTGGACCTTGACTGGCGAGATTAAATCCAAACCAGTTGTTGTAACTGCCTTGCTCCGCTTTAAAATTATTTTGCTGATACGCACCGTTTCCGATGCCATTGCTCTCAACATTGCCGCGGTAGGTTACCGGAATAATAAGGGCGGCTTGCAGCGGGAGGGCCATTGCAACCAAGGCGAGAGTCAGCGTGAGGATATTTCGGTGGAGAGACGTGCACGTGTTCATGAATCGAATTTCCCCTCGCAGCACGTGGAACGACAATGGAAATGTGACGAATCCGTAGAATAGCGTGACGAAACGGCTGGGCGCGGGGAGCACTGGTGACCCCCGCAGCTTTTCACTCAAGCGTCAAACTCAAGTCTCCGCCCTCTCTTTCGCATTCAACTCGCCTTCTATCCTCACCGTGCAACCGGTGGCCCGCGTTTTTTGACTCGCGCCTGCCAAGAACAAAACACCCGCACGTTTCCGCGCGGGTGTCGTGAAGCGAGCGGCGCTTTGTCGCTTAAGAAACTTTCGCGCGCTTGCGCCACCTCATGAAGCCTGCGCCGCCAGCGAGCAAAGCCGCCGCGGCCCACGTGCCGGGTTCGGGCACCGCGGCTGGACTGGAAGCAAGACCCACTGCACCGGAGAAACCCGAGCTAAACTCGGTCGGCAATCCGGTGATCGTTCCCATCAGGGACAGTGAAGCATCGGACAAGTTGACCTGATACAGACGATTTTCGTTGAGCAAGTAGGAGTTCACTCCGGAACTAAAGAGGGTGTTCCACCCGTTCTCGTCATAATTTGTCCCCGCGAAATCACCGACCGGCGTGTCCGTTCCGCCGGCCGTGATACGGTAAAGCGAACTGGGATAAGAGGAGGCAAAGTAAAAATTTCCGTCGGAGGCGTAGGCCAGACCGCCACCGAACTGCGAGTAAAGCGAGTTAACAACCGGCGCAGTGCTGGTGGTCGAGCCTGTCGAGGAATCGAGCGTATACCAGTCGGTGCTATACGCTCCGTAGAGATTGCCCGAGTTGTCGAAGGACATACCGAAGAGTGTGTCCATGGCCCCGAGGCTGGAGCCGCCGACGACGCCACTGGTGCTGACCGTGCGGTATTCGTTGAAGAAGTATTGCACATACATCTGCGAAGTGACCGGGTTGAGGGCGAGATTGGCCAAAGGCTCGGACGAGGCGCTGCCCAAACTGGTCCAAGCATATTGGTAAGAGCCTGGTGATCCGGTCGGGCTGCCGAGGTCGAAGACTCCGAATTGGTAGCCGCTGAAGGGCGGACCTTCCGCGTAGCTGAGTCTCGCAACCGCGTAAATCGGGGTGACGATGGACGCACGGAGCGAAGTGCCCAGCGCCAGAGTAACAAAACAAACGACGGCAAGGATCTGGAGGATTTTTGTTTTCATGCGTTTGACGGTATTTTTTTCAACATCTCTTGTTCCTCTTGTCATAGCAAGGTCATGAATTGCGTTTCCGCCAGCGAACGTAACCGGCAGCTCCGACCATCAGCGCCGCCGCGGCCCATGTGCCGGGTTCGGGGACGGCGGCGGTGGCCGAGGTGAATACGAGGTTGAGGTTATTTCCGCTCTTCACGATAGAAAAGCTTCCGCCATCGAGCAGGTTGGCAAATCCGGCGGTGCCGTTGATCGCGTTGGTGTTGATCAAAAATTGGCTGGTGCCGCTGTAGCCGCTAATACCGCCCGATGCGGTGGCGATGGTCCAAGCGTAATTCTGCGCCGGGTTGAAGTTGATCGCTTCGCCTTCCACGTCGGGTGTGACCTGCGACAAGGACCATATGTTGATGTTGAATTCGCTGCCGACGGAAAGTGCGGAAAGGTCGAGTGTTCCGGTGACGGTCAACAAGTCCCAGCCTGTGCCGGCGGCGCCCGCTGCGTTATAGATCTGCCAGTTGTAATTGCCGCCG
This genomic window contains:
- a CDS encoding PEP-CTERM sorting domain-containing protein (PEP-CTERM proteins occur, often in large numbers, in the proteomes of bacteria that also encode an exosortase, a predicted intramembrane cysteine proteinase. The presence of a PEP-CTERM domain at a protein's C-terminus predicts cleavage within the sorting domain, followed by covalent anchoring to some some component of the (usually Gram-negative) cell surface. Many PEP-CTERM proteins exhibit an unusual sequence composition that includes large numbers of potential glycosylation sites. Expression of one such protein has been shown restore the ability of a bacterium to form floc, a type of biofilm.) produces the protein MTRGTRDVEKNTVKRMKTKILQILAVVCFVTLALGTSLRASIVTPIYAVARLSYAEGPPFSGYQFGVFDLGSPTGSPGSYQYAWTSLGSASSEPLANLALNPVTSQMYVQYFFNEYRTVSTSGVVGGSSLGAMDTLFGMSFDNSGNLYGAYSTDWYTLDSSTGSTTSTAPVVNSLYSQFGGGLAYASDGNFYFASSYPSSLYRITAGGTDTPVGDFAGTNYDENGWNTLFSSGVNSYLLNENRLYQVNLSDASLSLMGTITGLPTEFSSGFSGAVGLASSPAAVPEPGTWAAAALLAGGAGFMRWRKRAKVS
- a CDS encoding PEP-CTERM sorting domain-containing protein (PEP-CTERM proteins occur, often in large numbers, in the proteomes of bacteria that also encode an exosortase, a predicted intramembrane cysteine proteinase. The presence of a PEP-CTERM domain at a protein's C-terminus predicts cleavage within the sorting domain, followed by covalent anchoring to some some component of the (usually Gram-negative) cell surface. Many PEP-CTERM proteins exhibit an unusual sequence composition that includes large numbers of potential glycosylation sites. Expression of one such protein has been shown restore the ability of a bacterium to form floc, a type of biofilm.), coding for MNTCTSLHRNILTLTLALVAMALPLQAALIIPVTYRGNVESNGIGNGAYQQNNFKAEQGSYNNWFGFNLASQGPTTITSAKLYLHNELDGVTGSGTFTIYDVSPASQATLNSGNTTPGVGVFSDLGSGTSYGSTGYSTADNGNYMIIELNVSGLSDLQTAWGSGFFNIGGAATGTGYTFGYSGFVLPEQTYLEITSAPAAVPEPGTWAAAALLAGGASFTRWRKRAKVS